From Rhododendron vialii isolate Sample 1 chromosome 7a, ASM3025357v1:
CAACGTTGAATAAGGTTGAGTTGGCATTTTTTGGCCAAATTTGAAGGCTATATTTGCTGATTCAAAATCAATGGTTTCCCAAAACGATGTTTGTGCGGCGCAACCATCCTCTATTGAAGTATTTTTTCTAATGTGTACATCAAGGTGGGGTACCGTTCTCTTGGCTAATGTTAGTTTCATTAGAATATATATTCATAAGAAGAGTTGCTTACTTATATATGAAAAAGTCTTACAAAACATTTGGGTCACTCACTTTTCGATTGTGGTCATTTGTAGAGAATAGCTTTCACAAAAAATCCAACAAACAACATCCACAATAGGTGGTGGGGGTTCAGGAGTAGTGTTTGTTGTTTGTTAGGCAGTAGTAGCACACACAAACAGAGCAGTCGTTGGTATCTTGTACTATTTGTTTGAATTGTTGGAATTGtgttaataataataaagttggagATAGTGGAGGTGGCTTTGCCCCCATTACATACCATTATGGATTGTGTCTATCAGAGCACCACACTTGAAAAATAGACTGTATCAATCCATTATGAACTTTTTGCTGCACTTTTTTTAACCCATATAATCATGTATTTTATGCAAATAGGAGTATGTTTACTAATGTGGAACCATTTTTTGCAATATTAGGGAGACATTTTAAGCCAAAATGTCTTCAAGCACAACGGGAAGTTCTAAAAATCAAAAGTATATCAAGTATAAGAACAGGACATGCCACTGTGGGAAAAAGGCTACAGTGAAAATTtcagaatccaaaaaaaatccaggAAGGCTATATTATCGTTGTGAACTTGAGATTAATCAAGGTGGCTGCCATGCTTGGGATTGGTACAACCCCATCAATATGCATAACCAAATACAAGTTCCAACATCTACATATGCACCCAATGACAGTGTGGATGCAATATCTACGGTGGAGTTGGTACCACCGGTGCAAGATTTCAAAAGGAAGGCAACAAACACAAACTTCATAACTGTTGTAAGCTTGATATTTTATGGAATAGCTCTTGTAATGGCCATGACAGCTATAATGAAGTCTTAAGCTTGTTGGATTGGATCTTTGTTGTATGTTATGTACATTATGTTAAGAATTGATCTTTTTGGATGCACAACAAGACCTTGATTAACAGTTTGAATAGTTGTTGCTTGAATTTGTGCTCAAACATGAATTATTCTTTGGCTGctccttctcttcttttatttGGTTGTCCTTTGTGGTGAAGAATGAGATTCATAGGCAGGTTCTTGATCTATCAGCTTCCTGTATCATCTTTTTTTCACAATTTGGATGGTTAATTTGTCGAATGCCTACCCAAGCTGCCGTGAGTCTCCGGTGAGAGATTaatactcctttttttgtcaAGCTATCGTGATGAGTTGCCGGTGAGACATTTGATACGCCTTTGTTTGGCAAGCAGCCGTAAGTTTTTGATGGGATATTTGACTTGCCTTTATTTGGTAAGCGGTCGTAAGTTTTCGACGGAATATTTACTTCTAACCTAGATTCTCCAGCTTGAAATTTCAGCAGTGCTCGAGAGGATAGGGATAGGGAGAGATTGTGGGCAATAGTAAGGGTAAGGTACCAGAGGAGGAATACATGGAAAAGGATTACGACGAAAACTAGAGTACCGCCGAAATTTCAAGGAAATCAAATGATGAATGTGAGTGCACACAAAAAACGAGTTTGAGTAAGTCAAGTGAGCTTAGCTACTGCTAGCGCGAGCTAAATTCGTTTATCGAACAACCCAAAATTTCTGTTCAAATTCGGCTCGACTCGATTGCTGAACCAACAAGCATATTTTTTAAGTGCGCACAAACAAGTGTGTTTACTTGCAATCCTGGTATTGGGGATTATAAAATACAACAACTAGTGAGAATTTCCTAGGGGAGCTTCTAAGATTCTAATTGCACAATTTTTCACATAACGACACCCAAAGAAGACTAAAATTTACTAGTGCTAGTATTACCAAGAAAATGTAAACCACAGTCGTTGACGTAAATTTATTGAACACTTTTTACCATAATTTCCATTTTAGTCACTGTTTCATAGAAGCTTGTTAGATCAGTTTTCACATAACAACATTACTAACAAGGAAATCAAACCCCAAAATTcattaatgaaaatattttctctGTAGCAAATAACCCTTCTCCTCCATGTTGGTGTCCGCTGCAAACTGGTGGCTCTTGCACATCCCATACATAAGAAAACACATAGCTCTAGAATTAAAACAGTTCCAATAAATGAAGAAAATAGTTCCAAACAAGCACTAATCCGAACAGAATACAAAGAAGCAGATAACATTCAACAGGACACAATAGGACAGCAGCAGCAGATGTGCCAAGAGACAATAGGAGCAGCAGAAGTCTACTAGATAGTCAGACTACTAAGCAGCCACACAGCAAAACAGATCACTATCCAAAAACTTCCAAATTCATCTACATTTTGAAGCATCAATCCATGTGCAAGTACCAATCTATCCTGCAACCCGAATAAGTAACAATATCagtagaagaaaaaattggcaaGAACAACCATTGAAATAAACTTAGATgtaccacaaacacttacactcaTCGTCAAAGTCGTCATCGTCCTCGTCCTCatcgtcctcgtcctcgtcctcgtcgTCACTCATCCTAACATCTTGCGGAGAACTAGGAAACAAATACGACTATTAACATTTTAACAGCCAAACAATCAAATATTGGACAATGTAGAATTAATAAACAAATACACGTACATGTTGTGAAGTTTTGGACAATTACTTTTGTCATGTGACTGTCCCGTTAACCCACAACCATTGCAACGCCTACTCTTCTTGactgccttttcttttcctcccttTAATCATTTACCACAACCCTTTGCCCTAACTTGCAGCGGttctttaaaaatatgttcacGAGGAATAGACACTTGGCTAACACTAGCACCCAATTTCCCACCTTCACTTCCAAGAGACATGGCACGTACCTTATTTTGAACCGAACACAAAGCTTCTTCCAAAAGCTCACTTCCGTATTCAGTTAATACGGCGTCATCAATTACACTATAAGCAAGTTTGAAGAGCTTATTTAGCCTTTCCAACACAGAAATGCCACATATTTCTTGGACAGACCCACCCAAATCATTTACAACTGTTTTAATTTTTGCCGATTTCGTCCACCTCACCAAAATTAACTCATCAGGAAGATCAAGAATCTGCATTCTATGGAAGTAAGCCAATAAATGCCGACATGGAATTCCGTCAAATTCGAACATCTTACAACTATAACTTACATGTTCTGATGACTTATTTACCAAAAGATTACGAACCCTCGAACCACTCACCTTTGCCCTCTCAACAGTGTAGAAACGATAGTGTTCATCCTCATGTGTCATCTTAACCATGTACGCCCCACTTTGGAAGAGTTCATCTTGAAACTTGTGAAATATGGCCAATGTATACAACTCACTCATTGTGGACTCTATGGGAAACGATGTTATCAGTTGCGGcttcttattgagatctttatgATCCAAATCCAATTCATTATGCCGTATGTGAGCAAGCCCCCTAGCAAACTGCGTGACAAAATCGTACAATGAATTATTTAAAGAAACACACTTCTTGAAAAAGGAATGTGAAATCTCAGCCCtttgactactagtcatgtgggCGGAACACGTGTTTCATATATGCCGGAATCCATCTCTCACGGATTTCGTACATGGCTTTCAACCATTCATTGGAGGATAAATTGGATTTGTGTACAACATCTGCCCATCTAGCCTCAAACTCTTCAGGGCTATCAGAATTCCATATGCATTGTTTGAACTCGTCATAATGATCTTTATAAGATAATGCACTtatcttttcagaaaatttacTCACAATATGCCAAATGCAATATCTATGGTGTGTAGTTGGAAGAACATTAGCAAATGCCTTTGTCATCGCCGGATCCTGatcagttatgatcattttgggCAGGCCTCCTGgcattgctttcaaccattCTTGAATAGCCATTCAAACGATTCACTCGATTCATCACTTAAAAGCACACACCCAAATAGCATAGTCTGCCTGTGGTGATTAACCCCTAGTATAGGTGCAAATATCATACGGTATCGATTTGTGTTGTATGTTGTATCAAAAATCACAACGTCCCCAAAATATTGATATGACTTCCTAGCCGTGGCATCTGCCCAAAAACAATGAGTCAACCTCATTTCATCGTCTTTCTCCATTGTAAACATAAACCCtgagtttttttgttgttgaatttGGAAATACTCATACAACATATCGGCGTCCTGCCCTAGTAACGCAGTTCTTATATCCCTTTGAGTGTTATAAAGAT
This genomic window contains:
- the LOC131334127 gene encoding protein FAR1-RELATED SEQUENCE 7-like — translated: MTSSQRAEISHSFFKKCVSLNNSLYDFVTQFARGLAHIRHNELDLDHKDLNKKPQLITSFPIESTMSELYTLAIFHKFQDELFQSGAYMVKMTHEDEHYRFYTVERAKVSGSRVRNLLVNKSSEHVSYSCKMFEFDGIPCRHLLAYFHRMQILDLPDELILVRWTKSAKIKTVVNDLGGSVQEICGISVLERLNKLFKLAYSVIDDAVLTEYGSELLEEALCSVQNKVRAMSLGSEGGKLGASVSQVSIPREHIFKEPLQVRAKGCGK